In Dehalococcoidia bacterium, the genomic window CCCTGACCGCACGCGCGCCTGCAACGCGTATGCCTCGGCCTCGAGAGGAAGCTCGGCGCTGTAGCGGAACTGGTTTCGTGCCAGCGCCCAGAAGTAGCGGGCCAGGAAGCCAACGTACCCGTAGCGCCCGTACTGCTCGACGTGCTTGAGCTCGTGCGCCAGCAGCGCCAGCGAGCCCTCATCCAGCGGGTTGAAAGCATGGCTCCCGAAGAACACGAACGGCGCGAATGTCATCGCCCCTTGGCGCAAGACCTTCCGCACGAACCAGCAAACGGGGCCCCTGGTCACCAGGCGCACCCGTCCCAGGTTCAGTCCTGGAAACCAG contains:
- a CDS encoding DUF4157 domain-containing protein codes for the protein MRIDGETAAKLAPWFPGLNLGRVRLVTRGPVCWFVRKVLRQGAMTFAPFVFFGSHAFNPLDEGSLALLAHELKHVEQYGRYGYVGFLARYFWALARNQFRYSAELPLEAEAYALQARVRSGLGGAHL